One Acidimicrobiia bacterium DNA window includes the following coding sequences:
- a CDS encoding glucose-1-phosphate thymidylyltransferase has protein sequence VAIARNMAPSPRGELEITDVNRAYLANGQLHVQLFDRGVAWLDSGTHDSLLEAANFIATIEHRQGIKIACLEEIALERGYVDVDHVARVVSEMPNSGYRAYLEALLTHE, from the coding sequence GGTTGCGATTGCCAGGAACATGGCGCCGTCTCCACGCGGTGAGCTTGAGATAACGGATGTGAACCGGGCCTACCTTGCGAATGGTCAACTCCACGTTCAACTGTTTGATCGGGGCGTGGCCTGGTTGGACAGTGGGACGCACGACAGCCTGCTGGAAGCGGCCAACTTCATCGCTACGATTGAACACCGCCAGGGCATCAAGATTGCCTGCCTCGAAGAAATCGCCCTGGAGCGAGGATATGTGGACGTTGACCACGTCGCCCGGGTTGTCTCTGAGATGCCCAACTCTGGCTACCGCGCCTACCTCGAGGCGCTCCTTACCCACGAATGA